Genomic window (Streptosporangium brasiliense):
ACCTCGCAGCTCGCGCTCGTCGAGAAGCTGGGTGATGCCGTAGGTCACGCACACCGCGGCGTTGCGAGGGTTGCGGCCGGTCGCGAAGGCGTTGGGCTGCATCGTCGGCGAGACGTACAGCCTGGGCATGGGCTGGCGGGCCTCGGTGGACAGCTCGCGCACGATCCGATAGAGGGTCGGCTGCTCGACCTCGCCCACCGGCCGGGCGCGCATGGCGGACAGGGCGATCCGGTCGGAGAAGAAATAGGCGACGCCGTTGGTCACCAGCGCGATCAGAACCGCGATCTGCACGCCGACGCCGCCCCCCAGCCACGCCCCCACCGCGATGATCACCGCGGACAGTGCGCCGAGAAGGACCGCGGTACGCAGACCGTTGTGGTGCACTGCACCCCCCTTTCGGTTGATGCTGATTCACCAGTGCCAACGTCTCCGGCCAGGCCGAACGTTCCCGAAAGCGTTCAGCCGGGAGTGACGAACATCTCCGGCAGGAGGTCGAGCACCACCTGCGGGGCGATCGAGAACACCACCGCGACGGCCCCTGCCAGCGCGATCGCCACACCCACCGGCACCCATCGGACACGGCCGCCCGCCGCGGGGACCTCATCACCGGCGCCGCCGCCCGCCGCCGCGGAGCCGCCCTCCGCCACACCGGCGCCCGCCCCGGCGGAGACACCGGTGGCCTCGGTCACCGGGACGGGGGTGAAGATCCGCGCGGCCCAGGCGACGTAGTAGTAGAGCCCGATGACCGTGTTGACGGCCATCACCACCGCCAGCCAGGCTCCGCCTCCGTCGACGATCTCCCGGAACACCACGATCTTGGCGAACAGCCCGGCCAGCCCCGGGGGCAGACCCGCCAGGCAGATCAGGAAGAAGGCCAGGGCCAGCCCCGCCGCCGGATTACGGGACACCAGACCCCGGTAGTCGTCCAGCTCGCTCCGGACACCGCGCCGCGAGACCAGCATGACCACCGCGAAGGCCCCGAGGTTCATCGCCGCGTAGAAGACGAGGTAGGCGACCGAGGCGCTCATCGCCTCGTCGTCACGGACTCCGAGTGGGGCGAGGATGTAGCCGGACTGGGCGACCGAGGACCAGGCGAGCAGACGTACGGCATGGCGCTGGCGCAGGGCCAGGAGATTACCGACGGTCATGGTCAGCGCGGCGATGATCGCGACCAGCGGAGCCCAGAGAGTGATCTGCGCCCTCAGTCCGGCGACCAGGATGAGGATCAGCCCGGCGAACCCGGCGGCCTTCGAGATCACCGACAGCAGGGCCGCAACCGGGACCGGGGCCCCCTGGTAGACGTCGCCCGCCCACGCGTGGAACGGGACCGCCGCGACCTTGAAGGCGAACCCGGCGAGCACCAGTACCACGGCCACGGTGAGCACCGGCGGCAGGTCGTAGGCGATCGTCAGCGTGGCGGTGTAGGCCCCGGAGGCCGCCGGCTGCGCCTCCGGACCGACCACGGGACCCGCGACGGGCCCGCGCAGCGCCTGGGCGAGCCGGTCGAGGTAGACGGTCCCGGTCATGCCGTAGAGCAGGGAGACGCCGAAGAGCATCACCGCCGTGGAGACCACGGAGACCAGGAAGAGCTTGACCGCCGCCTCCGAGCTCCGGCCGTCGTAGCGTCTGAGGGCGGTGAGCGCGAAGACCGGCAGCGAGACCAGCTCCAGCGCGACCACGAGCATGACCAGGTCTCGGGAGGCGGGCAGGGCGACCGCGCCGGCCAGCGTGCACAGCAGCAGGAAGTGCCACTCGCCGACGGGGATGTCACCGGAGGAGAGCTCGGCCATCGACAGCAGCACCACGATGACCCCGGCGGCCAGCGCGAGCCCGGCGAAGATCAGCGTGAAGTCGTCGACCACGAACGAGCACGGCGCCGGGGCGGCGCCGCCCGCACCGGCCGGCCCCGATCCGGACGTCCCGGGGGCCGGCGCGCCGAGGCCCACACCAACGGGGCCGGGGAGTCCGGGAGGCACGCAGAAGGTCCGCATCGGGGCGCCGCCCCGCACGGCCTGCGAGACCACCACGCCCAGGGCGCCCAGCACCCCGGCCAGGGTGACCCCACCGAGTGCGGGGCGCGCGTACGGCCTGCGGGGCAGGAAGGCGTCGAGGAGCAGCACGAGTCCGGCGGTGAAGGCGAGGACCAGCAGCGGCGCGACCGCGTAGTAGTCGATCGACTGGATCACGGCGCCCCCAGGAGGGTCTGGGCCACCGGGTCGGTGACGAGGAGGAGCGCCTTCGGCCAGAGGCCGAACAGCAGGATGAGCACGACCAGCGGCACCCAGGCGGCCAGCTCGTAACCGGTGACGTCTCGCCGGCGCGAGCCCCCGGCGCCCGGCGCGCTCTCCGGCCGGCCGCCGCCTCCCCCGCCCACGGCGGCGAGCACCGGGGCATGGACGGTCTCGACGGGCCGGCCGTGAGTGACGCGGGAGAGCATGACCAGGAAGTAGGCGGCGGTCAGGACGGTCCCGAGACCTCCGACGGCCATGAAGGTCAGATAGAGCGGGCGGGACAGGCCCGTAGCCGGCTCGAAGGCGCCGAAGAGGGCCAGCATCTCGCCCCAGAAGCCCGCCAGGCCGGGCAGTCCGAGGGAGGCGACACTGGCGAAGGTCAGCAGGGAGCCGAGACGCGGCAGGCTCGACAGCATGCCGCCGCCGAGCGAGGGCATGTCGGCAGTGCCGTAGCGGTCCTTGATCGCGCCGGCGACGAAGAACAGCAGGGCGGT
Coding sequences:
- a CDS encoding NADH-quinone oxidoreductase subunit N — encoded protein: MIQSIDYYAVAPLLVLAFTAGLVLLLDAFLPRRPYARPALGGVTLAGVLGALGVVVSQAVRGGAPMRTFCVPPGLPGPVGVGLGAPAPGTSGSGPAGAGGAAPAPCSFVVDDFTLIFAGLALAAGVIVVLLSMAELSSGDIPVGEWHFLLLCTLAGAVALPASRDLVMLVVALELVSLPVFALTALRRYDGRSSEAAVKLFLVSVVSTAVMLFGVSLLYGMTGTVYLDRLAQALRGPVAGPVVGPEAQPAASGAYTATLTIAYDLPPVLTVAVVLVLAGFAFKVAAVPFHAWAGDVYQGAPVPVAALLSVISKAAGFAGLILILVAGLRAQITLWAPLVAIIAALTMTVGNLLALRQRHAVRLLAWSSVAQSGYILAPLGVRDDEAMSASVAYLVFYAAMNLGAFAVVMLVSRRGVRSELDDYRGLVSRNPAAGLALAFFLICLAGLPPGLAGLFAKIVVFREIVDGGGAWLAVVMAVNTVIGLYYYVAWAARIFTPVPVTEATGVSAGAGAGVAEGGSAAAGGGAGDEVPAAGGRVRWVPVGVAIALAGAVAVVFSIAPQVVLDLLPEMFVTPG